Proteins encoded by one window of Salarias fasciatus chromosome 1, fSalaFa1.1, whole genome shotgun sequence:
- the lin7c gene encoding LOW QUALITY PROTEIN: protein lin-7 homolog C (The sequence of the model RefSeq protein was modified relative to this genomic sequence to represent the inferred CDS: inserted 1 base in 1 codon), producing MASLGEPVRLERDINRAIELLDKLQRTGEVPPQKLQALQRVLQSEFCNAVREVYEHVYETVDINSSPEVRANATAKATVAAFAASEGHSHPRVVELPKTEEGLGFNIMGGKEQNSPIYISRIIPGGIADRHGGLXRGDQLLSVNGVSVEGEHHEKAVELLKAAQGTVKLVVRYTPKVLEEMESRFEKMRSAKRRQQNNYPQ from the exons ATGGCATCGCTTGGAGAGCCTGTGCGGCTGGAAAGAG ACATCAACCGTGCCATTGAACTACTGGATAAGCTTCAGAGGACAGGGGAGGTGCCCCCCCAGAAGCTGCAGGCACTGCAGAGGGTCTTACAGAGTGAATTCTGTAACGCTGTCAGAGAA GTTTATGAACATGTGTATGAAACTGTGGACATCAACAGCAGCCCTGAAGTCCGGGCCAATGCCACAGCCAAG GCTACGGTGGCAGCTTTTGCAGCAAGTGAGGGACACTCGCATCCACGTGTGGTGGAACTTCCCAAGACGGAAGAAGGCCTGGGCTTCAACATAATGGGCGGGAAGGAGCAAAACTCCCCGATTTACATCTCACGGATCATCCCAGGAGGCATCGCCGACCGACACGGGGGCC AAAGAGGCGACCAGCTCCTGTCTGTCAACGGAGTG agtgttGAAGGCGAGCACCACGAGAAAGCGGTGGAGCTCCTCAAAGCAGCTCAGGGCACGGTGAAGCTGGTAGTAAGGTACACCCCCAAAGTCCTGGAGGAGATGGAGTCACGCTTTGAGAAAATGAGGTCGGCGAAGCGCCGGCAACAGAACAACTATCCTCAGTAG
- the LOC115393071 gene encoding 60S acidic ribosomal protein P2-like, whose product MRYVAAYLLAALGGNESPAAGDIKKILESVGIEADDTRLEKVISELQGKNVNDVIASGYGKLASMPAGGAVAVASSAAGGAGGDAAPAAAEEKKEEERRVRGV is encoded by the exons ATGCGTTACGTTGCTGCTTACCTCCTCGCTGCCCTGGGCGGAAACGAGAGCCCGGCGGCCGGTGACATCAAGAAGATCCTGGAGAGTGTTGGCATCGAAGCTGATGACACGCGGCTGGAGAAG GTGATCTCTGAGCTCCAGGGCAAGAATGTGAACGATGTGATTGCCAGCG GCTATGGTAAGCTGGCCAGCATGCCGGCAGGTGGAGCCGTAGCCGTtgccagctctgcagctggtggcGCAGGCGGAGACGCAGCTCCCGCTGCAG ctgaggagaagaaggaggaggaaagaagagTCCGAGGAGTCTGA
- the LOC115393006 gene encoding ferritin, heavy subunit: protein MSSQVRQNFHQDCEAAINRQINLELYASYVYLSMGYYFDRDDQALHNFAKFFRNQSHEEREHAEKLMKLQNQRGGRIFLQDIRKPDRDEWGSGVEALECALQLEKTVNQSLLDLHKLCSDHNDPHLCDFIETHYLDEQVKSIKELGDWVTNLRKMGAPQNGMAEYLFDKHTLGKESS from the exons atgaGTTCCCAAGTGAGACAAAACTTCCATCAGGACTGCGAAGCTGCAATCAACAGGCAGATCAACCTGGAGCTGTATGCTTCCTACGTCTACTTGTCCATG GGTTACTATTTTGACCGGGATGATCAGGCATTGCACAACTTTGCCAAGTTCTTCCGTAATCAGTCGCATGAGGAACGCGAACACGCCGAGAAGCTGATGAAACTTCAGAACCAGAGGGGAGGAAGGATCTTCCTCCAGGACATCAGG AAGCCCGACCGGGATGAGTGGGGCAGTGGTGTGGAGGCTCTTGAATGTGCACTGCAGCTTGAGAAGACCGTGAACCAGTCACTGCTGGACCTGCACAAGCTCTGCTCGGATCACAACGACCCACAC TTGTGCGACTTCATCGAGACCCACTACCTGGACGAGCAGGTCAAGTCCATCAAAGAACTGGGAGACTGGGTGACCAACCTGCGCAAGATGGGCGCTCCTCAGAACGGCATGGCCGAGTACCTGTTTGACAAACACACCCTGGGCAAAGAAAGCAGCTAA